AAGTATGGAATGCTTATTCGACCCTTGCTAGATGATTCTGATGAACGGAAACGCATAATTAAAATAAGTACGATGGTTAATGGAATCAGTAAGAATACTCTACCAAGTTTACCAAGAAGTGCAATTTTAAGTGCATCACTACCACCAAAGCCACCAGCTAAGACAACGTGTGCAATTTCATGAAGACTAACACCAGACCAAGCGCCATAAACATTTGTCGTCATTGAAAAGATAGCGTAGATAGCTGTATATATAAGTGAAAATATCGTACCAATCAATGCGATGATACCGATACTAATAGCTGTATCCTTTTCACGTGATTTGAATATTGGAGCGACTGCGGCAATAGCAGCAGCACCACAAACGCCTGTGCCGACACCTAGTAATAATGCGATGTTTTTGTCACCATGCAACAGTTTGTTGACAAAGAGCATCATTACAATACTGAAAATAACGACACCTACATCGATGGCTAATAGTTTACTACCTTGACCGATAATATCGAATATATTGAGTTTAAGTCCA
The genomic region above belongs to Staphylococcus aureus and contains:
- a CDS encoding YeiH family protein encodes the protein MASLKNKHFMIGLSLTFIVALFSFLAAKLPILDKVGALTIAILIAILYRHFRGYPEQYSSGITFSSKYLLRFAIILYGLKLNIFDIIGQGSKLLAIDVGVVIFSIVMMLFVNKLLHGDKNIALLLGVGTGVCGAAAIAAVAPIFKSREKDTAISIGIIALIGTIFSLIYTAIYAIFSMTTNVYGAWSGVSLHEIAHVVLAGGFGGSDALKIALLGKLGRVFLLIPLTIVLILIMRFRSSESSSKGRISIPYFLIGFVIMALVNTYVTIPSALLNILNTVSTICLLMAMVALGLNVAFKDLKNRALKPLMTIIITSICLSSLAFIVVHWLYS